One segment of Deinococcus metalli DNA contains the following:
- a CDS encoding HelD family protein: MSSRAPVRLPAYTPHPDFDAESDHLDGTVAAMLRQIEFWEDRDRQMGADLETSIILGDEAGEHAAMLSPHVKEPYFGSLKVRVGGREQTLYIGRHGFRDVKGPHTVVSWESEVGSLFYSDVLGWTPRKGGQGVIRRRRQLDITQKQLLRVTDLYDEDAGGDTGGREEVLLRRLEEGSTAGMRDVIETLQPEQNEAMRAPAGTPVIIQGAAGSGKTTIGFHRLAWLTNADRGVHQIRPEASMVLMPNQVLAAYAARILPELGLGGVNVTTPETWAVGLLGLEKLEVTDRTLSLLLTDRDNTRRALAWRRAKLLGDARMLDVVRTHLWTRFNAGLAGRQLSETLEVPGRDPVAFTLSEHDLRGMLRDVFAQDPLDGYRAGLKRASEAEALHRLNVPETAETTVLRQLATGLQGVLSRVFSSTTPVTETRRLLASPDALAVSGLLTEREIALLQTDPLSGIPTPRRAHADVTEIPLMLTMQAFMGGIGRSVGRMLEPFDHVVLDEAQDYSPLLYALLARATRPGHVTALGDLNQGMHGYKGPSSWEAVQAQLPGAQVMTLNRTYRSTRQITQLGARIAATYNRAAQVQGVDREGAEVRRYTMTASETAELQLLAQAVRDARAEGHTNIAIVTRRGVDADRLSAALRDFDTDAQPITTQEHRYTGGLVILPVNLAKGLEFSAAIVASANAETYDESTEYERRLLYVSASRALHWLGLVSAGELHPLIREA, from the coding sequence ATGTCCTCGCGCGCCCCTGTCCGACTGCCCGCCTACACGCCCCACCCCGACTTCGATGCGGAGAGCGATCACCTGGACGGCACGGTGGCCGCGATGCTCCGTCAGATCGAGTTCTGGGAGGACCGCGACCGGCAGATGGGCGCGGACCTGGAGACCAGCATCATCCTGGGCGACGAGGCGGGCGAGCACGCTGCGATGCTCTCGCCGCACGTCAAGGAACCGTACTTCGGGTCGCTGAAGGTGCGGGTGGGCGGCCGGGAACAGACGCTCTACATCGGGCGGCATGGCTTCCGGGACGTGAAGGGTCCGCACACCGTCGTGTCGTGGGAATCTGAAGTCGGCAGCCTGTTCTACTCGGACGTGCTGGGCTGGACGCCGCGCAAGGGCGGGCAGGGTGTGATCCGGCGGCGCCGGCAGCTGGACATCACGCAAAAGCAGCTGCTGCGCGTGACCGACCTGTACGACGAGGACGCTGGCGGCGACACCGGCGGGCGCGAGGAGGTGCTGCTGCGCCGGCTGGAGGAGGGCTCCACGGCTGGCATGCGCGACGTCATCGAGACGCTCCAGCCGGAGCAGAACGAGGCGATGCGCGCTCCTGCAGGCACGCCGGTGATCATCCAGGGCGCCGCCGGGAGCGGCAAGACCACCATCGGCTTCCACCGCCTCGCGTGGCTCACGAACGCGGACCGGGGCGTGCACCAGATCCGGCCTGAAGCGAGCATGGTGCTGATGCCGAACCAGGTGCTCGCCGCGTACGCCGCGCGCATCCTGCCGGAACTGGGCCTGGGCGGCGTCAACGTCACCACACCCGAGACGTGGGCGGTCGGGCTCCTCGGCCTGGAGAAGCTGGAGGTCACAGACCGCACCCTGAGCCTGCTGCTCACGGACCGCGACAACACCCGCCGGGCCCTGGCGTGGCGCCGCGCCAAACTGCTGGGCGACGCCCGCATGCTGGACGTGGTCCGCACGCACCTGTGGACGCGTTTCAACGCGGGCCTCGCGGGCCGCCAGCTCAGCGAGACCCTGGAGGTGCCGGGCCGCGATCCGGTGGCCTTCACCCTCTCGGAACACGACCTGCGCGGCATGTTGCGCGACGTCTTCGCCCAGGACCCGCTGGACGGCTACCGCGCCGGCCTGAAACGCGCCAGCGAGGCCGAGGCCCTGCACCGCCTGAATGTGCCGGAGACAGCGGAAACCACTGTGCTGCGGCAGCTTGCCACCGGCCTCCAGGGTGTCCTGAGCCGCGTATTCTCCAGCACCACGCCCGTCACCGAGACGCGCCGGCTGCTCGCCAGTCCCGACGCGCTGGCTGTCAGCGGCCTGCTGACCGAACGCGAGATCGCGCTGCTCCAGACCGATCCTCTCAGCGGCATCCCCACACCCCGCCGCGCCCACGCGGACGTCACCGAGATTCCGCTGATGCTGACCATGCAGGCGTTCATGGGCGGCATCGGGCGCAGCGTGGGGCGCATGCTGGAACCCTTCGACCATGTGGTGCTCGACGAGGCGCAGGATTACAGCCCGCTGCTGTACGCCCTGCTGGCCCGCGCCACCCGGCCCGGCCACGTGACCGCGCTGGGCGACCTGAATCAGGGCATGCACGGCTACAAGGGGCCATCGAGCTGGGAGGCCGTGCAGGCACAGCTGCCCGGCGCGCAGGTCATGACCCTGAACCGCACCTACCGCAGCACCCGGCAGATCACCCAGCTCGGCGCGCGCATCGCCGCCACGTACAACCGTGCCGCCCAGGTGCAGGGCGTCGACCGTGAAGGTGCCGAGGTGCGGCGCTACACCATGACCGCCAGCGAGACCGCCGAACTCCAGCTGCTCGCCCAGGCCGTCCGGGACGCCCGCGCTGAGGGCCACACGAACATCGCCATCGTCACCCGCCGCGGCGTGGATGCCGACCGCCTCAGCGCCGCGCTGCGCGACTTCGACACCGATGCCCAGCCCATCACCACCCAGGAGCACCGCTACACCGGCGGTCTGGTGATTCTGCCCGTGAATCTCGCCAAGGGCCTGGAATTCAGCGCCGCCATCGTTGCCAGCGCCAACGCGGAGACCTACGACGAGAGCACCGAGTACGAACGCCGGCTGCTCTATGTCTCGGCCAGCCGCGCCCTGCACTGGCTGGGGCTGGTCAGCGCGGGCGAGTTGCACCCGCTGATCCGGGAGGCGTGA
- a CDS encoding C39 family peptidase: MPLLRLLLCLCLLVSPAVAAAPTPTGYVLQGMPLVRQTYNACGPASISQVLAYFGLNVSQAEISHYTRASDASYMTAQAIVAFAPMVGMQARLYSGGSLTTVRAAIRRGLPLIALQSHITAQGRVIPHWRVVAGYDDASRMVYLMDPLLGYVKMSYADFTRVWADHHGQFAVMYPPKLGNTVKQVIG; this comes from the coding sequence GTGCCCCTGCTTCGACTGCTCCTGTGTCTGTGTCTGCTCGTGTCACCGGCGGTGGCGGCGGCCCCCACGCCGACCGGATATGTGCTCCAGGGCATGCCGCTGGTGCGGCAGACGTACAACGCGTGCGGGCCGGCCAGCATCTCGCAGGTGCTCGCGTACTTCGGCCTGAACGTCAGCCAGGCGGAGATCAGCCACTACACACGCGCCAGCGACGCCTCGTATATGACCGCGCAGGCCATCGTGGCCTTCGCACCGATGGTCGGCATGCAGGCGCGGCTGTACTCGGGCGGCTCGCTGACCACGGTGCGGGCCGCGATCCGACGCGGGCTGCCGCTGATCGCGCTGCAATCGCACATCACCGCGCAGGGCCGCGTGATCCCGCACTGGCGCGTGGTCGCCGGCTACGACGACGCGTCGCGGATGGTGTACCTGATGGACCCCCTGCTCGGGTACGTGAAGATGAGCTACGCCGACTTCACCCGCGTGTGGGCCGACCACCACGGGCAGTTTGCGGTGATGTACCCGCCGAAGCTCGGGAACACGGTCAAGCAGGTGATCGGCTGA
- the miaB gene encoding tRNA (N6-isopentenyl adenosine(37)-C2)-methylthiotransferase MiaB gives MVTTRAHLITYGCQMNEYDTHLVQSQLVSLGADIVPTVDEADVVLVNTCAVRGKPVEKVRSLLGDLRKIKARRPMVIGLMGCLAQLDEGQQIARAFGVDIVLGPGSLLDIGKALESSERFWALNFRDELHAHVPPPPQGTLQAHLTIMRGCDHHCTYCIVPTTRGPQVSRSPDDILRELDAQLAAGVQEVTLLGQNVNAYGVDQGAQLAGYPSFANLLRLVGRSGVRRVKFTTSHPMNFTEDVAAAMADTPAICEFVHLPVQSGSNRVLRRMAREYTREGYLQHVTDIRRHLPHAVLATDIIVGFPGETEEDFQHTLDLYDEVGYDSAYMFIYSPRPGTPSYTHFEDLPREVKTERLARLVAKQKEWSARKNAAKVGTMQDVLLRGDAHEPGFLEGHTRGNHPTVVPAAVGADRPGTYAVRINHATPHMLYGRILGADGQELPIRETAASGPQRPDTAALITPLPMA, from the coding sequence GTGGTCACTACGAGAGCACACCTGATCACCTACGGGTGCCAGATGAACGAGTACGACACCCACCTGGTGCAGAGCCAGCTGGTGTCGCTGGGCGCCGATATCGTGCCCACCGTGGACGAGGCGGACGTGGTGCTGGTCAACACCTGCGCCGTGCGGGGCAAGCCCGTGGAGAAGGTGCGGTCGCTGCTGGGCGACCTGCGGAAGATCAAGGCGCGGCGCCCGATGGTGATCGGACTGATGGGCTGCCTGGCACAGCTCGACGAGGGGCAGCAGATCGCGCGGGCATTCGGCGTGGATATCGTGCTGGGGCCGGGGAGCCTGCTGGACATCGGGAAGGCGCTGGAGAGCAGCGAGCGGTTCTGGGCGCTGAACTTCCGCGACGAGCTGCACGCGCACGTGCCGCCGCCCCCGCAGGGCACCTTGCAGGCACACCTGACGATCATGCGCGGCTGCGACCACCACTGCACGTACTGCATCGTGCCGACCACGCGCGGCCCGCAGGTGAGCCGCTCACCGGACGACATCCTGCGTGAACTGGACGCGCAGCTCGCGGCCGGGGTGCAGGAGGTGACGCTGCTGGGGCAGAACGTGAACGCCTACGGCGTGGACCAGGGCGCGCAACTGGCCGGCTACCCCAGTTTCGCGAACCTGCTGCGGCTGGTCGGCCGCAGCGGCGTGCGCCGCGTCAAATTCACGACCAGCCACCCGATGAACTTCACGGAGGACGTCGCGGCGGCGATGGCGGACACGCCGGCCATCTGCGAGTTCGTGCACCTGCCGGTGCAGAGTGGCAGCAACCGCGTGCTGCGCCGCATGGCACGCGAATACACGCGCGAAGGCTATCTCCAGCACGTCACGGACATCCGGCGGCACCTGCCGCACGCGGTCCTGGCGACGGACATCATCGTGGGCTTCCCCGGCGAGACCGAGGAGGACTTCCAGCACACGCTCGATCTGTACGACGAGGTCGGATACGACAGCGCGTACATGTTCATCTACTCGCCCCGGCCCGGCACGCCCAGTTACACGCACTTCGAGGACCTGCCGCGCGAGGTGAAGACTGAACGCCTGGCCCGCCTCGTGGCGAAGCAGAAGGAGTGGAGCGCCCGGAAGAATGCCGCGAAGGTCGGGACGATGCAGGACGTACTGCTGCGCGGCGACGCCCACGAGCCCGGCTTCCTGGAGGGCCACACACGCGGCAACCACCCCACCGTCGTGCCGGCAGCTGTCGGGGCGGATCGTCCCGGCACGTATGCCGTGCGGATCAACCACGCCACGCCGCACATGCTGTACGGCCGGATTCTCGGTGCGGACGGGCAGGAGCTGCCCATCCGGGAAACGGCCGCCAGTGGGCCGCAGCGCCCAGACACGGCCGCCCTGATCACCCCCCTGCCGATGGCGTGA
- a CDS encoding peptide chain release factor 3, translating to MTAPESNPAALEGEIARRRTFAIISHPDAGKTTITEKLLLYGGAIQEAGSVTAKEGRSHTKSDWMTIEQQRGISISSSALTFEYRGRHINLLDTPGHQDFSEDTYRTLTAADSALMVLDGARGVQAQTEKLFAVCRNRGIPILTFVNKMDRPALDPFDLLSQVENVLKITTVPMTWPIGDGPDFKGVYDIQTSQVLAFERTSGGKHRAPMQTSGLDDPKLDALVGAELAAKLREDVELIRGAMPEFDPADFLSGELTPVFFGSAMNNFGVEHFLANFVDLAPPPGAVETSQGEREPDAPFAGFIFKLQANMSRAHRDRTAYMRVMSGHFERGMDVTHTRTGRKLRLSQAHTLFAQDREKVEDAYPGDIVGLVNPGVFQIGDVISVDARVHLPSFPRFTPETFATISLRDVGKRKAFMKGLTQLAEEGVVQVFYPTDGAREPYLGAVGPLQFEVFQARLQEEYGVDVEMNVTSYQLVRWLAGDPGSVARFARHVEDDQGRPVMLFRSRYDLEYTAEQHPEIEFLPLPKDLTRV from the coding sequence ATGACTGCACCCGAATCCAACCCCGCCGCGCTCGAGGGCGAGATCGCCCGGCGCCGGACCTTCGCCATCATCTCCCACCCCGACGCCGGCAAGACGACCATCACCGAAAAGCTGCTGCTGTACGGCGGCGCCATCCAGGAAGCCGGCAGTGTGACCGCCAAGGAGGGCCGCAGCCACACCAAGTCCGACTGGATGACCATCGAGCAGCAGCGCGGCATCTCGATCAGCTCCAGCGCCCTGACCTTCGAGTACCGGGGCCGGCACATCAACCTGCTCGACACACCCGGCCACCAGGACTTCAGCGAGGACACCTACCGCACCCTGACCGCCGCCGACAGCGCCCTGATGGTGCTCGACGGCGCGCGCGGCGTGCAGGCGCAGACCGAGAAGCTCTTCGCCGTGTGCCGCAACCGCGGCATCCCGATCCTGACCTTCGTGAACAAGATGGACCGCCCGGCCCTGGACCCTTTTGATCTGCTGTCGCAGGTCGAGAACGTCCTGAAGATCACCACCGTGCCCATGACGTGGCCCATCGGGGACGGCCCGGACTTCAAGGGCGTGTACGACATCCAGACCTCGCAGGTGCTCGCCTTCGAGCGCACGTCCGGCGGCAAGCACCGCGCACCCATGCAGACCTCCGGCCTGGACGACCCGAAGCTGGACGCCCTGGTGGGCGCGGAACTCGCCGCGAAACTCCGTGAGGACGTGGAACTCATCCGCGGCGCCATGCCCGAGTTCGATCCGGCCGACTTCCTGTCCGGCGAACTGACGCCCGTGTTCTTCGGCAGCGCCATGAACAACTTCGGCGTGGAGCACTTCCTGGCGAACTTCGTGGACCTTGCCCCGCCGCCGGGAGCGGTCGAGACGAGTCAGGGCGAGCGCGAGCCCGACGCGCCCTTCGCGGGCTTCATCTTCAAGTTGCAGGCCAACATGAGCCGCGCGCACCGCGACCGCACCGCGTACATGCGCGTCATGAGCGGCCACTTCGAGCGCGGCATGGACGTCACGCACACGCGCACGGGCCGCAAGCTGCGGCTGTCGCAGGCGCACACCCTGTTCGCGCAGGACCGCGAGAAGGTCGAGGATGCGTACCCCGGCGACATCGTCGGCCTCGTGAACCCCGGCGTGTTCCAGATCGGGGACGTGATCAGCGTGGACGCCCGCGTGCACCTCCCCAGCTTTCCGCGCTTCACGCCCGAGACCTTCGCCACCATCTCGCTGCGCGACGTCGGCAAGCGCAAGGCCTTCATGAAGGGCCTCACGCAGCTCGCGGAGGAAGGCGTCGTGCAGGTCTTCTACCCCACGGACGGCGCCCGCGAACCGTACCTGGGCGCGGTCGGCCCCTTGCAGTTCGAGGTCTTCCAGGCCAGATTGCAGGAGGAATACGGCGTGGACGTCGAGATGAACGTCACGTCCTACCAGCTCGTGCGCTGGCTGGCCGGCGACCCGGGCTCCGTGGCCCGCTTCGCCCGGCACGTCGAGGACGACCAGGGCCGCCCCGTGATGCTCTTCCGCAGCCGCTACGACCTGGAATACACCGCCGAGCAGCACCCCGAGATCGAATTCCTGCCCCTGCCCAAAGATCTCACGCGGGTCTAG
- a CDS encoding glycine--tRNA ligase: MPASSMEELVSLCKRRGFIFQGSEIYGGLQGFYDYGPLGVELKNNIKAAWWRSNVYERDDMEGLDASIIMHRQVLRHSGHEATFSDPMVDNKKNNKRYRLDHLVKDQKADVIARVAGAVGQSVENFPAMIAALNADPAKASEALRAAGVRDPFSGEVGEWTEPKPFNMMFKTTIGPVADDESYGYLRPETAQGIFTNFKNVVDSTSRRLPFGIAQIGKAFRNEITPRNFIFRVRELEQMEIEFFCVPGTDEEWHQHWLDKRLKWWEDQGVPRHKIEILDVPKEDLAHYSKRTYDLMYDYPTLGHEEIEGIANRSDYDLGSHTKNQSELGLVARVEENADSIAKLTIPHPDTNKPVVPFVIEPSAGVDRALLAVLSEAFTKETLENGNERIVLKLRPHLAPIKVAVIPLARNKEEITDVAKKIKAELQGLGLGRVLYEDSGNIGKAYRRHDEVGTPFCVTVDFDTVGKGEDATLADTVTVRDRDTLAQERVKISDLGAWIQAKLR; encoded by the coding sequence ATGCCGGCATCGTCGATGGAAGAACTCGTCAGCCTGTGTAAACGCCGCGGCTTCATCTTTCAGGGCAGTGAAATCTATGGGGGCCTGCAGGGCTTCTACGACTACGGCCCGCTTGGCGTGGAGCTGAAGAACAACATCAAGGCCGCGTGGTGGCGCAGCAACGTCTACGAGCGCGACGACATGGAGGGCCTGGACGCCAGCATCATCATGCACCGGCAGGTGCTGCGCCACAGCGGCCACGAGGCGACCTTCAGCGACCCGATGGTGGACAACAAGAAGAACAACAAGCGTTACCGCCTCGACCACCTCGTGAAGGACCAGAAGGCCGACGTGATCGCCCGGGTCGCCGGCGCGGTCGGCCAGAGCGTGGAAAACTTCCCGGCCATGATCGCCGCGCTGAATGCGGACCCGGCGAAGGCGTCGGAGGCCCTGCGCGCGGCGGGCGTGCGTGACCCCTTCAGCGGCGAGGTGGGCGAGTGGACGGAACCCAAGCCCTTCAACATGATGTTCAAGACGACCATCGGACCGGTCGCGGACGACGAGAGCTACGGGTACCTGCGCCCGGAGACCGCGCAGGGGATCTTCACGAACTTCAAGAACGTCGTGGACTCCACCAGCCGCCGCCTGCCCTTCGGCATCGCGCAGATCGGCAAGGCCTTCCGCAACGAGATCACGCCGCGCAACTTCATCTTCCGCGTGCGCGAACTAGAGCAGATGGAAATCGAGTTCTTCTGCGTGCCCGGCACCGACGAGGAGTGGCACCAGCACTGGCTGGACAAGAGATTGAAGTGGTGGGAGGACCAGGGCGTGCCGCGCCACAAGATCGAGATCCTGGACGTGCCGAAAGAGGACCTCGCACACTACTCCAAGCGCACCTACGACCTGATGTACGACTACCCCACGCTGGGGCACGAGGAGATCGAGGGCATCGCCAACCGCAGCGACTACGACCTGGGATCGCACACGAAGAACCAGAGCGAGCTGGGGCTGGTGGCGCGTGTGGAGGAGAACGCCGACTCCATCGCCAAGCTGACCATCCCGCACCCGGACACGAACAAGCCGGTGGTGCCCTTTGTGATCGAGCCGTCCGCCGGGGTGGACCGCGCCCTGCTGGCCGTCCTGTCCGAGGCATTCACGAAGGAGACGCTGGAGAACGGCAACGAGCGCATCGTGCTGAAGCTGCGCCCGCACCTCGCGCCGATCAAGGTCGCGGTGATTCCGCTGGCGCGCAACAAGGAAGAAATCACCGACGTGGCCAAGAAGATCAAGGCTGAGTTGCAGGGTCTGGGCCTGGGCCGCGTGCTGTACGAGGACAGCGGCAACATCGGCAAGGCGTACCGCCGCCACGACGAGGTCGGCACGCCGTTCTGCGTGACCGTGGACTTCGACACCGTGGGTAAGGGCGAGGACGCCACCCTGGCGGACACCGTGACGGTCCGCGACCGCGACACGCTGGCGCAGGAACGCGTGAAGATCAGCGACCTGGGCGCGTGGATTCAGGCGAAGCTGCGCTGA
- a CDS encoding YceI family protein — MMKSLTRALPMLVVLGTLAGAAPVTYTVVANPTLNLMTAESSTVVENIVARTGEVSGTLSFDTATRAGSGKVTVNGSSIKTGIAQRDNHMRSDAWLNFDKTPGIVFETTAVKHVEGDQYDVSGKLTLNGVTRPVTSRATVKLTPASDATRAAGAKGDVLAVTTAFKVKLSEYDVTNARIPNQVSDTLAISLKFIASSK, encoded by the coding sequence ATGATGAAGTCCCTGACAAGAGCGCTCCCCATGCTGGTCGTGCTGGGCACCCTGGCCGGGGCCGCGCCGGTGACCTACACCGTCGTCGCCAATCCCACCCTGAACCTGATGACGGCCGAGAGCAGCACAGTGGTGGAAAACATCGTGGCGCGCACCGGCGAGGTGAGCGGCACCCTCAGCTTCGACACGGCCACCAGGGCCGGCAGCGGCAAGGTCACGGTCAACGGCTCCAGCATCAAGACCGGGATCGCCCAGCGCGACAACCACATGCGCTCGGACGCGTGGCTGAACTTCGACAAGACCCCGGGCATCGTGTTCGAGACGACCGCCGTGAAGCACGTCGAGGGCGACCAGTACGACGTGAGCGGCAAACTCACGCTCAACGGCGTGACCCGCCCGGTCACCAGCCGCGCCACCGTCAAGCTCACGCCCGCCAGCGACGCCACCCGCGCGGCCGGCGCGAAGGGCGACGTGCTGGCCGTGACCACGGCGTTCAAGGTCAAGCTCAGTGAATACGACGTGACCAACGCCCGCATCCCGAACCAGGTCAGCGACACCCTGGCCATCTCGCTGAAGTTCATCGCCAGCAGCAAGTAA